TATACTCCGCGCGCCAGGTGCTGATTTGTTCTGCCAGTGGGATCAGTTCTTTATCCCACGGGCGCAGTTGCTCATAACGACTCACCTGGCGCAGTGCCGCATTGCGCTGCTTGAGCAGTCGTTTCAGGTTGCTCCAGGCGGTGAAAAATCCGGCTTCATTGTGAAAGCATCCCCAGTCAAGGAATGCTCTTCTGTATTTGGGGCCGCCATTGAGTAAAGTAAACCCCTCAGGCGTGATCAGCTGCATCGGCATCAGGTGCGCCAGTTCTGCGACCTTGTGCCCGTCAGTACCGTCAATGCGCACTTTGCTGTCGCCCAGTTTGTCTTTCGTCAGGCCAATCGACGTCTCACGCTCTTCCCCTTGCAAACGCCCATGTAAAACAAACGACTCCTGCTCGTGGCGAATTACGCGGCCAATCTGCAAACTGCGAAACGCCCGGCCATGGCCGAGCGTATAGATGGCTTCCAGCACGCTGGTTTTGCCGCTGCCGTTCGCGCCAACCAGGAAGTTAAAGCCGGGGGATAAAGCGAGATCCGCATTTTCGATATTGCGAAAATCTTTGATTAGCAGTCGGGATAGCGACATATCAACTCATAACCAGGGCGTTATCGTCGCAGTTAGTCTGATTACGGCCAGCGCACAGCAACCGGAACGTACTGAAGTACGTGAGGATTGTGAGCACTGCCCGGAACCAGAATAACAAGTGAGATAGCCCGATATTTTTTACAAGCGCATAGGCATAACAACATAGGCAGCCGACTGTGATGCGGCATCTTCAATCTGTACGCTCGATACGGAATCAGTCAGCAGAATACGCACGTTCTCGCACTTCAGCGCGTTCAGAACGTCCAGTACGTAGCTCACGTTAAAGCCGATTTCCAGTTCTGTACCGGGATAGGAGACATCCAGAATTTCTTCCGCTTCTTCCTGCTCCGGGTTGTTAGCGGTGATTTTGAGCTGGTTTTCGCTGACATACAGACGCACACCGCGGAATTTCTCGTTAGAGAGGATCGCCGCACGCGCGAACGCCTGTTTGAGGATATCGCAACCGGCTTCCAGATGTTTGTCCGGGTTCTTCGGCAATACGCGGCGATAATCCGGGAAACGGCCATCAACCAGCTTGGAAGTAAAGATGAAGTCACCCACGTGCGCACGAATGTTGTTGCTGCCAATCTGCACGCGCAGCGGGTTATCGCCGCCGTCGAGCATACGCATCAGTTCAATCACGCCTTTACGCGGTACGATCACCGAATGGCTTGGCAACGGCTGACCGACAGGCAT
The Citrobacter arsenatis DNA segment above includes these coding regions:
- the recF gene encoding DNA replication/repair protein RecF (All proteins in this family for which functions are known are DNA-binding proteins that assist the filamentation of RecA onto DNA for the initiation of recombination or recombinational repair.), with amino-acid sequence MSLSRLLIKDFRNIENADLALSPGFNFLVGANGSGKTSVLEAIYTLGHGRAFRSLQIGRVIRHEQESFVLHGRLQGEERETSIGLTKDKLGDSKVRIDGTDGHKVAELAHLMPMQLITPEGFTLLNGGPKYRRAFLDWGCFHNEAGFFTAWSNLKRLLKQRNAALRQVSRYEQLRPWDKELIPLAEQISTWRAEYSAGIAQDMADTCQQFLPEFSLSFSFQRGWEKETDYAEVLERSFERDRMLTYTAHGPHKADFRIRADGAPVEDTLSRGQLKLLMCALRLAQGEFLTRESGRRCLYLIDDFASELDDARRGLLASRLKATQSQVFVSAISAEHVIDMSDENSKMFTVEKGKITD
- the dnaN gene encoding DNA polymerase III subunit beta, yielding MKFTVEREHLLKPLQQVSGPLGGRPTLPILGNLLLQVADGTLSLTGTDLEMEMVARVALIQPHEPGATTVPARKFFDICRGLPEGAEIAVQLEGDRMLVRSGRSRFSLSTLPAADFPNLDDWQSEVEFTLPQATMKRLIEATQFSMAHQDVRYYLNGMLFETEGEELRTVATDGHRLAVCSMPVGQPLPSHSVIVPRKGVIELMRMLDGGDNPLRVQIGSNNIRAHVGDFIFTSKLVDGRFPDYRRVLPKNPDKHLEAGCDILKQAFARAAILSNEKFRGVRLYVSENQLKITANNPEQEEAEEILDVSYPGTELEIGFNVSYVLDVLNALKCENVRILLTDSVSSVQIEDAASQSAAYVVMPMRL